Sequence from the Candidatus Omnitrophota bacterium genome:
CTCTTTTTTTATACCCGAACCCGTATCTTTAATCTCAAAAACCAGTCGGGCGCCGTCACGCCATCCTCTTATCTCTATCCTGCGCGTATCCTGGAGCGCCTGCGCTGCGTTCTTTATTACATTAAAGAATATCTGTTGGATATGTTTTTTGTCGGCTCTTATGGGCGGTAAACCTAGCGGTATATCTTTTATAATTTGAATGTCGGAAAGCTTTATCTCTGCGTTCAGGAAGGTGAGTACTTCGTCAATCTCTTCAATGACATAAACCGGCTGGGGCTTTGTAACCTTTCCGGATTTTACAAAATCCGTCAGTCTCTTGGTTATGTCCGATATGCGGTCGGTCTCCTGTATGACCCTCTCCATTATGCGGATATTTTTTTCTATGATTTCTTCTTTGGATTTATCTTTATACAGCCCCTCTTTCCAGCTTAAAACAAATGCCTCGCACTGGCCCCTTGCTATGCTAAGGGGATTGGCTATTTCATGATTAATTGCCGAGGCGAGCATTTCCAGAAAGGCCATCTTCTCTTTTTGCACTACGTCAGCATGCCTTTTTGAAAATTTGCTAGGCGGGTATAACTTATTTATAAGTTCCCTTAGGGCATTTTTTATATTCGGCATCTT
This genomic interval carries:
- a CDS encoding GHKL domain-containing protein; amino-acid sequence: MPNIKNALRELINKLYPPSKFSKRHADVVQKEKMAFLEMLASAINHEIANPLSIARGQCEAFVLSWKEGLYKDKSKEEIIEKNIRIMERVIQETDRISDITKRLTDFVKSGKVTKPQPVYVIEEIDEVLTFLNAEIKLSDIQIIKDIPLGLPPIRADKKHIQQIFFNVIKNAAQALQDTRRIEIRGWRDGARLVFEIKDTGSGIKKEDLDKIFAPFFTTKPNGTGLGLFIVKQLTEINKGGVGVNSKAGTGTSFVLRFPVSGE